From uncultured Desulfobacter sp.:
GCTGGTGAGGATAGCCAAGATACTGGTGGTCAGGCTCATGGTGGGATTGAGAAGAAAGATTTGTAAATAAAAGGTAAGAAAAGCAAAGACCTCCTGAGTTCCAAGAATTCAGGAGGTCTTTTTATTGGTATTTATTTGTTAGCTTTAAACTCAGCCAGCTCAGTTATCCGTATTTGATCCCGCCGACTTCTGGCATCTTCTATATCAATTACGCCCTCATTGACATAGCTTCTTAAAACTTCGTTCAGAGTCCGAATGTCCACAAGATATTCATCTTTTTTGCTTTCCAGTTCTGCCACTCTCTTTTTCAAATTCCGAATAGCCCGATTGCCTTTTTCGATCTCAACGTTAGCCTGAGCGATGATGGCGTTCTGCCCTTCAATGGCTCTTCTGTAGTTTTTTGCGTCCTGAACTCCCGCCAGATCAACATTTATGTATGACCATGGTTCAACCATTGTGTTTCTCCTTTATACCCTTCAGGGTCCTTGTTTCGATTATTCCGTATATTTTATTTAAGGGGCTTTTCAGCCAAGTTTTCCACGGGAACAACCGATTTTAAAACAGGCCCGCTTCTTCCGCTTGATTCATTATAAGCCTTCATAACCCCTCCTGTCAACTCTGCTTGATAAATAATTTTAACCAATACTTGTATTAGTTGAATTAAGGACATATAATACAGCTAATAATTAAAACTAAACGGGTAAAAATATGGAAGAATTAAAAAATTTAGGCCAGAGATTAAAACAGGCCAGAATCCAGAGGAATGATTTACAGGCCGACTTTGCATTTAGAATCGGCGTGTCCACGCCCACATTGTGTAAAATGGAAAAGGGTGATCCCAAGGTAGGTATCGGCCTTTGGGTAAAAGCCCTGGAGGTCCTTGGTCGTGAATCCGAAATTAATAACCTGATTGCCCCGAAAGAGTCTTTGGCTGAACGGTATGAACTTCAGCAAAAATACGGGAACCGTCAACGGGTGAGCCGGAAAAGGTGATTGCAAAAAACCTTAAAGCCAAATATAATAGTATTAATATTAATTAAGAACAATTTAATTTGCAATAAAATGAAAAGAAGAACACCACTTTCAATACAATCAGGATTAAAAAAACTGGGGAGCGATATTAAAAAGGCGAGGCTGAGAAGGGGGATAAAAATGAGCCTTCTTGCCGAAAGAGCCGGGATTAGCATAGAAACCCTATCGAAGATCCAGAAGGGCAATCCCCGGGTGTCTATTGAAAGCTATGCGGGGGTCATCCTAGGATTGGGGTTGGGTGTTGAATGGATGAATTTGGCATCCATTGAAAACGATAAGATGGGCCAGTTTATTGATGATTCAAAGGTTCCCAAAAGAGTAAGGGATAAGAATAATGGCTGAAAAGAAAGTTGGCGTTTATATTGATTTGGTGGGAACTGCCCATTTCGTAGGGGATCTATGGATTCACCAACGCAACAGAAATGAAACGGCAACCTTCCAGTATTCCCCGGAATGGCTGAAATTTAACCAGCATTTTGCATTAGAGCCGGGGTTACTCCTTGGGCCGGGGAAATATCATACGGACAAGCCTTTATTTGGAGCTATTGGAGATTCCGCACCAGACAGGTGGGGGCGCAACCTCATAAAAAGGCTGGAAATGAAAACCGCCCAAGGAGAAAAACGTCCGGCCAGAAAATTGAACGAATCCGATTTTTTGTTCCTTATAGACGATTTCACCCGACAAGGTGCATTACGATTTTCCTTTGATGGAAAAGCCTTTCTTACAACACATGAACAGTTTTCCATCCCACCAATTATTGATTTGCCCAAATTATTGAGGGCATCAGATAAATTGGTGGCGAACAATGAAACTGAAAGGGACCTGAAAGACCTTCTCGCTCCCGGATCATCATTGGGTGGAGCAAGGCCCAAGGCTACAGTTATGGATGGGCAGTCTCTTTTAATAGCCAAGTTTCCCAACAGGTTTGATGAATGGGATATTCCAGCCTGGGAACACTTGTCATTAAAGATGGCCGGTCAGTGTGGAATTCCCACGCCCAACCATCGGCTTTGTTCTGTTGATGGCAGAAATGTCTTATTGTTGGAGCGTTTTGATAGGGTAATGGACGTAAGGATTCCTTTTCTGTCAGCCATGAGTATGCTGGGTGCCTCTGATGGAGAGCATAAAAGTTATATAGAAATTGCAGAAGCCCTCATAACCTATGGCTCAACGCCGGAGCATGATTTAAAGGGGCTTTGGAAAAGAATGGTTTTCAATATTATGACTTCAAATGTTGATGACCATTTAAGAAACCACGGCTTCCTTTATAATAAAGCCGGGTGGCAACTTTCTCCTGTTTATGATCTGGAATCCACCCCAGCTCATGTTAAAGAACGATATTTAAGCACTTACATCACAGAGGAAGATGGAACCGCTTCATTGGAGCTATCCTTTGATGTTGCTGAATATTTCGGATTGAACCACAGCGAAGCTCAAAATATCGCTCATGGTATATGTAAAGTGACTCAGAACTGGCGATCAGAAGCCCAAAAGCTCAATATCAGCAAGCAAGAGATTGATTTTATGGAAACCGCTTTCGAGCATGATGATTTACACCAGGGCTTAAATCTCAATCCCGGGCGTTCTCCAAGGTCGTTTTATGATTCGTAAATTAGACGTTCAAATAACTCTCCCAAACCAACATAAAGCCCTTAAAATCCCCTGCGGTGAGCTGTTTTATACCTCCCCGGATAGCCGTGGAAAAATTGAAGGGACGTTCCGGTACACTCAGGCATACCTGGATCACCCACAAGCCATCCCGGTTGACCCGGCACATCTTCCTTTGATGGACAAAGAATTTAATGCAGATCGGCCAGAAGGCATTCATGGCGTGTTTGAGGACTCTCTGCCGGATGATTGGGGTCGGAGGCTTTTAAAACATCGCTGGGGGAGAAAAATCGTTCCTGACCTGCTGGGGCTTATGGGATCAGGGCTGGGCGCCCTGTCCTTTTCTGATGAAAAACCCAAACCCGTACAAATCACGGACCTACCGGAAGTTGCGGAGTCTGCCTTTGAATTTTATGCAGGCAGACCCGTAAATGATGACCGGCTGGCCCAACTATACTCTGCTGGTTGCTCTGTCGGGGGCGCAAGGCCCAAGGTTCTTGTGGCCGACCAGGAAAGTGGTCAGTGGATCGCTAAAATCCCCCAGTTTGATGATAATTTTCAAATTGAAAGCATTGAGGGTGCCACGCTCAAACTGGCCCAGGATGCTGGGCTTGATGTGCCGGAATTTAAAATTTTACCGGCCGGAAAGCATAAAGTTATTTTGGTGAAACGTTTTGATGTTTGTCAGGGTGATACGGAAGGGCGCAACCACATGATCAGCATGAAAACCATCCTTGGTGCCGAAGGCTTTAATTACAGTTCCTATGCAGATATGTTCACGGTCATTAAAAAATGGAGCTGTCAGCCCCAGGATGACACCAATGCGTTGTTCCGGCAAATGGTTTTCAACCTGGCAATCGGGAATACCGACGACCACCTGAAAAACTTTTGCATGATTCACACTGTAAAAGGTTTACACCTTTCCCCGGCCTATGACCTTTTGCCTAATGTAAACAACAGGCAGACCCACCAATTATCCCTGCCAAAAGGCGTCAGTCATATCCCAAACAAAACTTTGCTTTTAAAAATGGGAACCGCCTGCCGAGTTTTAAAAGCAGAACAGATCATTGATGATGTCCTGGAGGCCGTGGCCCAATGGCAGACAACCTTTTCTGATTATGATGTCCCTGAAAAGGATATTCAAAGACTCTCTAAAAATATTGAATGGAGATCCGAGACGATCAGTAGAACATCATAGAGTCCTATGCTGCTTCTACAACTATCCAAAAATCAATATGAAAAATGACATTGACTACTCCCCACGGATAAATCAGAATCCCCCTGATTTATCCGTGGGGAGTATGTCAATAAACGAATTTTTCTATGTTTTATAAGGGTTCAAATTCAATTCGTATTTTACAGTCCAAAGCCGCTGCATACTTCTCAAGTGTTTTATAGGTCGGAAAAGAGTCAACATTGGCTTCTAATCTTGATATATTGCTTCTTTTAGTTCCCATTTTTTTCGCTATTTGTTCCTGAGTAAGACCTTTTTCGATCCGTAAAGCGATCATTTTTTGACGTAATTCCCACATTGGGGTTAAGCGGTCATATTCTTTTTTAAATTCAGGATCTTTTTTCCATTCCTCTATCATTTTATGTTCCAGATTCCCTCATTACATCCCCAGGGTGCAGTCTAAAAATTTAGATTTCAGCCTTAGTGGCTATGTGCATGAAATCACACTGCAATGAATACGCCCAGTTTTTTATAATATTACCCCAGCGACCATAGAGAATTTGAGCCCTCAATATAGATTACCGTTTCAGCAAAATCCAATTTCCAAAAAGAGCCAGGTAATTTTACCCGCATATTGATTACTCTACGGATGGCGCTTTCAATGACTCCCGAGCCAGTTGGCAATTTCATAGACCGACTTGCTTTATACTGCATTCGGGTCCTGTTTGATGCGAAGTAGCTTTTAAGCTTTTTATGATTTTGCTTGATGCCCTAACATTTAAAAGCGATTTGATCTCGGTCACTATTTCATTAATGTTACCTGAGAACAGAAGATTTTTGAAATGGTTGAAATCTACCTTTTCACGTTTTTTCTTTGAAACCATCTCAAATGCCTTGTTTAAATTTTGCTTTGCGTGCGTCCAGTCTATGATTTCAGTAAGTTTGAACTCCTCACCAGCAATAGAAAGGATAAGTTTTGGGATTCGTTCCCATATCCATGGAGCACCATCACCGACAAGAACCACTTCAGATGCTTCCTCTATTCTTAAACGGACAAGATACTGTTCAAGTAAAGTTATAAATTCATCCACCTTGCCCGTAGTTCCATCAACAAAAGGGGCCACGGTCCCCGTTTGTTTTTTCTTTGCCTCAATCGTCCGCCGTCTGCAGCAAGAAGAATGCGGCGTCCTTTAAAAAGAGAGACATCATCATCACCCAAAACCCTGTCAACTCTGGAGCAAAGATTCGGACTTTCCATTTTTGAGACCAGTCGTCTGATCTGATTGGCACTAAGATTTATACCTTTTTGCTTAAGGGTTTTAGAAGCTATATCAAAAGACGGAGACAGGATCGATAATTGAATTGCACGGAAAGCCAAATCCGGGGCAACCTTATCAACGAACCCCATGACGGAAAGCAGCAAATGCTCCCCACGCTTCTTTCTTCCTCTTTTAGGGGAGGCTTTGACAAAGAATGGACTCCTGATTTGGATTTTTGTTCCCGTCGGCAGAGTTATCTAAATTGTCTGATATGAAATCGACATTGGGCAGACCTATTCAAAAGAAATTTGATATATTTCTGATACGGTCGATATCCAGGGAACTGGTCAAGGAGGGTAAAACACCCTGACGGGTTGTGTTTTTAACCAAAAGAATACTTGAAAATTGATTTCGGTCTGCGATAAAATTAAATTTTTTTCTGAGATCCTTTAAATCCGGAAGCGTTAATTTAATTAAGCGAAAGTGGAAAAAATGAAAGTACTTGTCATTAATTCAGGAAGTTCCTCCCTGAAGTATAAATTGTTTGATTTGGCTGGTCCCAAGGCAATATGCGCGGGGCTGGTGGAGCGAATCGGCAGTCCAGAGAGCAGCCTGACGCATACCCTATACCCTGACCCGGGACCCGGTGAAAAAACCGAGATGTTTGAATGTTTTGAGGATCACACCCAGGCCATCGAAAAGGTGGCCGCTTTACTTATGACGGGTGATGATCCGCTTGTTAAATCTGCAGAAGAGCTTGCCGCCATTGGGCATCGGGTGGCCCAGGGTGGTGAAATTTTCAAGGAAAATTGCATTGTGGACGCCAAGGCCATTGAGGGCATCCGGGAGAACATTTTGTTGGCACCCTTGCATAACCCGGCCAACCTGGCCGGTATTGAAGCGGCCATGGCGCATTTCCCCGGCGTGCCTTCGGTTGCCGTGTTTGACACGCTGTTTGCAAGCCGTCTGCCTGATTATGTGTACCGGTATGCGTTGCCCACCGCTTATTACACTAAATATAAAGTCAGGCGGTACGGATTCCATGGCGCTTCCCACGCCTATGTCACCAAAACGCTTGCTGGTCTCATGGGAAAACCTTTAGATGAACTGAACAATATTGTCTGCCATTTAGGGAATGGTTCTTCCATAACTGCTGTCAAAGGCGGCGTGTGCCGGGAAACTTCCATGGGCATGACACCCACTTCCGGGTTGATCATGGGGACCCGGTGCGGTGACATTGATCCTTCTCTGCCTGCCTATCTGACCTTCTGTACCGGGAAAAATGCTGCACAAATTCAGACCGTTCTTGACCGTGAAAGCGGTCTTACCGGTATCTGCGGTATGAATGATATGCGGGATATTCACAAAGCCATGGCCTTGGGTGATGACAATGCCAGGCTCGCCTTTGAGATGCTGTGCCACGGTATTAAAAAATATATCGGGGCTTACTATGCAGTGCTTGGCCACCTGGATGCCATTGCCTTTACCGCCGGCATCGGGGAAAACGACGCGAAAGTCCGTGGTAAATGCCTGGAAGGGCTTGAACATCTCGGTATTATAGTGGATCAAGAGGTTAACGTCGGTTTAAGGGGTAAATCCGGCCGTATCTCAACCGATGACAGTGCCGTGGAAGTCTGGGTGATCCCCACGGATGAAGAATTTGAAATTGCAACCATCTGCAAAGACCTTGTAACCGCCTGATCCTATAATTACCAAAAGGTCATGTTTGGGTCATATTAAGGTTAGATTCAGATGATAAAAAAAACATGCTGGATGTGGCGTGTTTAGCCAGAACAGATAGCCATTTTAATTCAGTACACTTTCTTTTTCTTTTCCTGCCCGGGCCGTCCAGCTTTTTAGTCGGACGGCCCGGGCTTTATTTGCGGGGTCAGGATATTGTAACGGCTGAGATTATAAACGTGATATGAAACTGTGGTGTGTTTCGGTGATTCAGACAGATAGGTTACAAAAATGTATCGTTTATTTCAAAAGGCTTTTGACAACCCAAATCCGATCCACACAAAAATCAGTCCGGCGCTTAACTGGATAAGCCCGTTTATAACGGCCAGGCCGATCTGTCCGTTGCGCATATATAAAAACAATTCAAATCCAAAGGTGGAAAACGTGGTGAATCCGCCTAAAAAGCCGGTAAAAATAAGCAGTCTGACGTCCGGAGTAAAGATTTGCCGCGTATCGGCAATGCCGCCTAAAAGCCCTATGACAAAGCACCCTATAACATTGACGGTGATGGTTCCTAAAGGAAGCGGTGTGTTTTTTACGGCATTGATATACCCTTCATATACCAGAAAACGGCACATGGCTCCCATGGCACCGCCTATTCCTACCATTGCTATTTTGATCATTTTTATATTAACCAGTTTGCTGTGTGAAAGGCTCTAAAGGTCCTTATACCTGTAATGCGCCTTGGCAAAATCAATATAGACAGTCATAAAGTAAAATAGGGATGAATACCACCTTTTTTATCTTAAAATCAGCAGGTGAGTATAGTTACGAATATGAAATATTTTTATTGATGTATTGATTGATGCATGGATTTTGTTCAGTAGGGCTTTTGAATAACGGCCATGGCCGACCTGGTCTTTCACCGAGGTTAGGCCACAACAAATCATGAAAGAAACTAACTGGTTAGTTTAGTTCTTTCATATAAAAAAACACCGGAAAAGCATTAGGCCTTTCCGGTGTTTTTCATATAAGACGTTTTGCCGGAAATATACAGCATATCCGGCAGATGGTATTCGGTAAAAGATTATCCGATTTTTAACTGGATATTGTGGGAAGCCATGGTACGGGTGACGGCCCGATTCATTTCGTCTAAGTCAATATTAGAGCGGTATTTTCCGTCCATTTCGCTTATCTTGATCCCATCTATGGTTTTACGGGTTAATTTGAGCAGTACACTGAGTCCGAATGTCTTTTTTACTTCAAATATTTTTTTGTTGCTATCCATTTTTATAAATCCTTATTTTTAAATAAATCCTTGATTTGTGTGTTCAACCTTGAAATTATAAAAAGCAAGTTACGTACCATTATGTTTTAAAATTGTTAAAAAATGATAGAGCTCAAAGGCGTCGCGGTATGTGGGCGCCTTTGTATCGATTTTTAGAATTCTTCTTAGTGTTATTATCGGAGTAACTGGGGAAAAATTTACATTTTTGTGTTGGCTTTGATCGGGTTTTTTGAACAGCAGTTGACATGGGATCCTTTTTTCAGGATAAAAGCAGGGTAGCCTAAATTCAGGGAGATTGGCTTGTGTCTTGTTTGTCACAGCCATTTTTATGTTCATTCTTCCCATACTTAAAAAATTTTTAATGGATGGCAAGAAGGAGGTTTTAAACGTTTTGAATTCCCCAAATCCGGATAATCCCATATTTTTAGTGGACGACAATCCAAAGCTCCTTGCTGAAGTAGAAACAACTCTGCGAATGGCCGGTTTTGACAACATCACTGCCATCCAGGATTCAAGGGATGTAATCAGGACTATGGAACGCAGGATTCCCGGACTGGTCCTCCTGGATTTGAATATGCCTCATATCAGCGGCGGCCACCTGTTGAAAAGTATTCGCAAAACCTGGCCAAGAATACCTGTGATTATGCTTACAAGTAATATTGAGGTGGATACGGCTGTTAAATGCATGAAGATCGGGGCCATGGATTATATCCTTAAGCCCGTTGATCCGGATCGTCTGGTCAAGTCGGTGAAACAGGCCCTTGATGGCGGCCAGGCCCTGGGGCAGCTTTCAAAGCCCCTGCACCAGGAATTATTTGCCCAGATAAAAAAACCTGCAGCCTTCAGCGCCATCATTACCCAGGACAGTCAGATGCATGCCATTTTCCATTATGTTGAAGCTGTGGCACCGTCTCCCCAGCCAGTGTTGATTTTTGGGGAAACAGGGGTGGGGAAGGAATTGATTAGCCAGTGCATTCACAACTTAAGCGGCCGCAAGGGAAAATTGGTTAAGGTCAATGTGGCGGGACTGGATGATAATATGTTTTCAGATACGTTGTTCGGCCATGTGCCCGGCGCATTTACCAGCGCCCGGAACGCCCGGCCCGGGTTGATACTTAAAGCTTCCGGGGGAACTTTGATGCTGGATGAGATCGGCGATCTGGCATTGTCTTCCCAGGTCAAGCTGCTCAGGCTGCTCCAGGAAGGTGATTATCTGGCATTGGGGTCGGATATTACCCGGCATTCGGATACCCGGATCATTGCTTCCACGAACCAGGATCTGTGGGCACTTGAAAAGCAGGGCAAATTCAGGAAGGATCTGATTTACCGACTTTCCACACATACGTTGACCATACCGCCGCTGCGGGAACGCCTTCTAGACATTCCCCTGCTTCTGGACCGGTTTATCTGCCAGGCAGCCGATGAACTGGATAAGCCCGTGCCTGATATTCCGAAAAGTCTTATTGAAACCATGGAAACATATCCATTCAAAGGAAATATCAGGGAGTTAAAATCCATGGTTTACGATGCCATGTCCAGATATCAGGGCGGGGCTATTTCTGCTGATTTGTTCAATATTGCCATCCATGCCGATCATGGGACAGGGGTCTCTATGGCCTCAGATCCGGGACTTCCGACCTTAAAGCAAGCCGCTAATGCGCTGGTGGAAAAAGCCATGGCCCATACAGGGGGAAATCAGTCTGCTGCAGCCAAGATTCTGGGTATTTCCCAGCAGGCGCTCAGCAAACGCCTGCAGAAATTACGCGAAGAGGGATGAGCCGGGTCGTCTACAACTTAATTGTATCTACAATATTTATTGTAATTTGATCTATCTTTTTGATATTAAATATTTTTATGGTTTTATTTGAAAAGACTCAACAACTTTCGTTGTAGCTTGTCTTTGTTTGAATGAAATCTATAAATAATCAATATTTCATTTGTTATCAGTCTGTTATATTTTAAGTTTGCCTCCGGTACAAAGTTTGCTCTTATTGTAGATGATAAAATGATTAAAAATAAATTATAGCTACATTATAAGAAAAGGAGAGTCTTAATATGAACGAGAACATTTTTCATGCGCCGGATAAATTTCGTGAAAACGCCTGGGTTAAATCCATGGACGAGTACAAGGCCATGTACAAAAAATCCGTGGAAGATCCTGATGGGTTCTGGGGTGAAATTGCAGAAACATTTTACTGGGAAAAAAAATGGGACAAGGTCCGGGATTTTAACTACAGCATGTCCAAGGGGCCGGTGTTCATTGAATGGTTTAAAAATGCCAAGACCAATATTACATATAACTGTTTGGATCGTCATCTGGATACCCGGGGTGACCAGGCCGCTTTGATTTGGGAGGGAAACAGTCCGGATGAGGATATGGTAATCACCTACCGTGAGCTTCATGAAAAAGTGTGTCGCTTTGCCAATGCC
This genomic window contains:
- a CDS encoding helix-turn-helix transcriptional regulator, translated to MEELKNLGQRLKQARIQRNDLQADFAFRIGVSTPTLCKMEKGDPKVGIGLWVKALEVLGRESEINNLIAPKESLAERYELQQKYGNRQRVSRKR
- a CDS encoding helix-turn-helix transcriptional regulator; its protein translation is MQKTLKPNIIVLILIKNNLICNKMKRRTPLSIQSGLKKLGSDIKKARLRRGIKMSLLAERAGISIETLSKIQKGNPRVSIESYAGVILGLGLGVEWMNLASIENDKMGQFIDDSKVPKRVRDKNNG
- a CDS encoding HipA domain-containing protein is translated as MKTAQGEKRPARKLNESDFLFLIDDFTRQGALRFSFDGKAFLTTHEQFSIPPIIDLPKLLRASDKLVANNETERDLKDLLAPGSSLGGARPKATVMDGQSLLIAKFPNRFDEWDIPAWEHLSLKMAGQCGIPTPNHRLCSVDGRNVLLLERFDRVMDVRIPFLSAMSMLGASDGEHKSYIEIAEALITYGSTPEHDLKGLWKRMVFNIMTSNVDDHLRNHGFLYNKAGWQLSPVYDLESTPAHVKERYLSTYITEEDGTASLELSFDVAEYFGLNHSEAQNIAHGICKVTQNWRSEAQKLNISKQEIDFMETAFEHDDLHQGLNLNPGRSPRSFYDS
- a CDS encoding type II toxin-antitoxin system HipA family toxin, with translation MIRKLDVQITLPNQHKALKIPCGELFYTSPDSRGKIEGTFRYTQAYLDHPQAIPVDPAHLPLMDKEFNADRPEGIHGVFEDSLPDDWGRRLLKHRWGRKIVPDLLGLMGSGLGALSFSDEKPKPVQITDLPEVAESAFEFYAGRPVNDDRLAQLYSAGCSVGGARPKVLVADQESGQWIAKIPQFDDNFQIESIEGATLKLAQDAGLDVPEFKILPAGKHKVILVKRFDVCQGDTEGRNHMISMKTILGAEGFNYSSYADMFTVIKKWSCQPQDDTNALFRQMVFNLAIGNTDDHLKNFCMIHTVKGLHLSPAYDLLPNVNNRQTHQLSLPKGVSHIPNKTLLLKMGTACRVLKAEQIIDDVLEAVAQWQTTFSDYDVPEKDIQRLSKNIEWRSETISRTS
- a CDS encoding helix-turn-helix transcriptional regulator, whose translation is MIEEWKKDPEFKKEYDRLTPMWELRQKMIALRIEKGLTQEQIAKKMGTKRSNISRLEANVDSFPTYKTLEKYAAALDCKIRIEFEPL
- a CDS encoding acetate kinase, which codes for MKVLVINSGSSSLKYKLFDLAGPKAICAGLVERIGSPESSLTHTLYPDPGPGEKTEMFECFEDHTQAIEKVAALLMTGDDPLVKSAEELAAIGHRVAQGGEIFKENCIVDAKAIEGIRENILLAPLHNPANLAGIEAAMAHFPGVPSVAVFDTLFASRLPDYVYRYALPTAYYTKYKVRRYGFHGASHAYVTKTLAGLMGKPLDELNNIVCHLGNGSSITAVKGGVCRETSMGMTPTSGLIMGTRCGDIDPSLPAYLTFCTGKNAAQIQTVLDRESGLTGICGMNDMRDIHKAMALGDDNARLAFEMLCHGIKKYIGAYYAVLGHLDAIAFTAGIGENDAKVRGKCLEGLEHLGIIVDQEVNVGLRGKSGRISTDDSAVEVWVIPTDEEFEIATICKDLVTA
- the crcB gene encoding fluoride efflux transporter CrcB, which gives rise to MIKIAMVGIGGAMGAMCRFLVYEGYINAVKNTPLPLGTITVNVIGCFVIGLLGGIADTRQIFTPDVRLLIFTGFLGGFTTFSTFGFELFLYMRNGQIGLAVINGLIQLSAGLIFVWIGFGLSKAF
- a CDS encoding sigma-54 dependent transcriptional regulator yields the protein MNSPNPDNPIFLVDDNPKLLAEVETTLRMAGFDNITAIQDSRDVIRTMERRIPGLVLLDLNMPHISGGHLLKSIRKTWPRIPVIMLTSNIEVDTAVKCMKIGAMDYILKPVDPDRLVKSVKQALDGGQALGQLSKPLHQELFAQIKKPAAFSAIITQDSQMHAIFHYVEAVAPSPQPVLIFGETGVGKELISQCIHNLSGRKGKLVKVNVAGLDDNMFSDTLFGHVPGAFTSARNARPGLILKASGGTLMLDEIGDLALSSQVKLLRLLQEGDYLALGSDITRHSDTRIIASTNQDLWALEKQGKFRKDLIYRLSTHTLTIPPLRERLLDIPLLLDRFICQAADELDKPVPDIPKSLIETMETYPFKGNIRELKSMVYDAMSRYQGGAISADLFNIAIHADHGTGVSMASDPGLPTLKQAANALVEKAMAHTGGNQSAAAKILGISQQALSKRLQKLREEG